A portion of the Juglans microcarpa x Juglans regia isolate MS1-56 chromosome 1D, Jm3101_v1.0, whole genome shotgun sequence genome contains these proteins:
- the LOC121235867 gene encoding UPF0481 protein At3g47200-like, whose translation MTSSDHYVSIDERLVNLMSIPIAPDCSVFEVHRPLRMVNEKAYEPDLLAIGPYHRGKDHLALMERHKLRLLQEMLKRENETSVERYIIAMRHIEERARKFYADQFPKISSNEFIEMMILDGCFILGLFHSMNEFDPIFKLDWMLPSIIRDLLLFENQLPFFVLTELYEISKESLNEQHDDDAHLESESHDQTLLIHGSRKHSMTQVESSTSSNKRESIPLLERALSFFSVNLLFKMNGSGSSHLSTTNIKHLLGLIHQTISPSPGEKESILNATDLQKVGVRHKMIEKLKHPFSLNNNEGRKLIPHATELQEAGVRFKKAEHGRNMFEIKFKNGILEIPHLEIVDRTESIFRNLIAYEQYSHNMHTRYVTDYVVLMDYLIYTTKDVKVLRQNGIIENWMGEDEVVSNMFNKLGHYVMLSRFGFYYSDIMKEVNKHCSKRRNVWMAKLRRDYFNSPWAWLSVLAAMILLLIAIAETTFSVLSYVQQR comes from the coding sequence ATGACTTCTTCTGATCATTATGTCTCAATTGATGAAAGGTTGGTAAACCTCATGAGTATTCCAATTGCTCCAGACTGTAGTGTATTCGAAGTTCACCGCCCTTTACGAATGGTAAATGAGAAGGCATATGAACCTGACTTGCTTGCTATTGGTCCTTACCACCGTGGCAAGGATCACCTAGCTCTTATGGAAAGACACAAATTGAGACTTCTCCAAGAAATGCTCAAAAGGGAGAATGAGACTAGTGTAGAAAGATACATCATAGCCATGAGACACATAGAAGAAAGAGCACGTAAATTCTATGCAGATCAGTTCCCTAAAATCTCCTCAAATGAGTTCATAGAAATGATGATACTTGATGGGTGTTTCATCCTTGGACTGTTCCACAGTATGAATGAATTTGACCCAATCTTCAAATTGGATTGGATGCTTCCTAGCATAATTCGTGATctattgttatttgaaaatcaacttcCATTCTTCGTTCTTACTGAATTGTACGAAATAAGTAAGGAAAGTCTCAATGAACAGCATGATGACGATGCTCATCTGGAAAGTGAGAGTCATGACCAGACGCTACTTATCCATGGGTCAAGAAAACATTCAATGACTCAGGTTGAAAGCTCAACCTCCAGCAATAAGAGGGAGAGTATCCCACTTCTTGAGCGTGCCTTGTcttttttttctgttaatttattgtttaaaatGAATGGCAGTGGATCAAGTCATCTTTCAACCACCAACATTAAGCATCTACTTGGTCTAATTCATCAAACTATCAGTCCTTCACCTGGAGAGAAAGAGTCGATACTAAATGCTACGGACCTTCAAAAGGTTGGAGTCAGACACAAGATGATAGAGAAGCTGAAGCATCCATTTAGTCTGAATAATAATGAAGGCCGAAAGTTAATACCTCATGCTACAGAGCTTCAAGAGGCTGGAGTTAGATTCAAAAAGGCAGAGCATGGCCgtaacatgtttgaaataaaGTTCAAAAATGGGATCTTGGAAATTCCACATTTGGAAATAGTAGACCGTACAGAGTCAATCTTTCGAAACCTAATAGCATATGAGCAATATAGTCACAACATGCATACTAGGTATGTCACTGACTATGTTGTTCTTATGGATTATCTTATTTACACTACAAAAGATGTTAAAGTACTCCGTCAAAATGGaattattgaaaactggatGGGGGAAGATGAAGTTGTTTCCAACATGTTCAACAAGCTTGGTCACTACGTCATGTTAAGTCGATTCGGCTTCTATTATTCAGACATTATGAAGGAAGTGAATAAGCACTGTTCCAAACGCCGGA